The following nucleotide sequence is from Paenibacillus andongensis.
AGGGATCTTTGAGCGTAGCTCAAAGTCTCTCCACTTCTAGCATATTCGCCGCTAAGATCGCAGACATCGTCACCTGCTTGCCATGCATCTTGGGAGGTTGTAACGCATGATTGATGCGCTCATTTTGTTTTTGCAAATTATGTTGATCAATATTGTGCTTAGCGGTGATAATGCCGTCGTCATTGCATTGGCGAGCAAAAATTTGCCGCTTGCTCAGCGTAAGCTTGCGATATGGTGGGGTGCATTCGGGGCTATTGCATTGCGGTTGATTCTGACATTAGTTGCAGTAAGTCTGCTCGATATCCCATATATTCAAGCCGGGGGATCCATTCTGCTGTTTTGGATTGCAATTAAACTGCTTACGGATGATGACAGCCATGCTAATGTGAAAGAAGCTTCTACGCTTGGTAAAGCGATATGGACGATTGTTGTAGCGGATTTCGTTATGAGTTTGGATAATGTTCTTGCCATTGCGGCTAAAGGGAATGGGAATAACACAGTCATCATACTTGGTATTGGACTCAGTATCCCTATCATAATATGGGGAAGTACGTTAGTGATGGAACTGCTGCAGAAATTTCCTATTCTCGTATTTATGGGGGCCGGTATTCTCGGATATACAGCGGGGGAAATGTTCGTTAAAGATGAGAAAATGATTGATTGGCTGCTGCATGATTATGAATCGCTGCATGTATGGATCCCTATTGTGGCGGCTTCGCTCGTTATTATGATCGGCTTAACCTTCAAATGGGTGAAATTACTGCAATTAAAAGCAAGAAATGATTAGAGGATTTGGAGAAACCGCCTAGCTGAAGTTATCAGCGAAGCGGTTTTTTTTTAAGAGGATGTGTTGAGATTCTTAAGTCAAAATGATATCCGGTACAGTAACGAATATGTATGTTAATGCTGTGCCATCTGGACACCACGTCTAGCTTGCCAAAAGCACCATCCATAAATAAGGATGAATATGAGAATTAACACGGTCGAGTAACGGTACATCAGCGCATAACTCCCGCTTAGGTTAGCGAGTGCTCCCAGAACCATCGCTCCTAACCCAATGCCTAGATCATTGGCGGAGAAGAAGGTTCCATTGGCTGCACCGCGGCGATTCGGCGCGGCACGTGCAATGGTCCAAGCCTGCAGCGCTGGCTGCAAGGAACCGAAACCTATGCCATAGCATATCGCTGCTGCGGCCAAGCTAGCTTCAGAGTGAGCATAAGAAAGAAGCAGGAGTCCTGCAAGGGTAAAGAGAGCGCCGGGCAGGAGCACCCACTCGGGTCCTTTGCGATCAAACAGCATACCGGTTATAGGTCTAACAATTAGCACCATGGAGGCATTGCATAGGAAAAACCAACCGACGTTCGAAATGCCGGCTTCGTGTCCGAACAGCGTTATAAAAGTCACAATTCCTCCATAACAGATGGCCGTGAATAGCAATAAAACGGAGGGAAGTATCGCTGTTCTTTCCCATAAACGATCCATAAGCTTCGGCTTTTCTTCCGACTTTTCGAGAGGCAGCGGCTTGGTGTAGGTGATAAAAAGAGAACTAAACAAAGAAAGTAGTGCCAATAGGGTTGAGATTAATAGTACGCGGGGAAAACCATAGGTATGCATCAGCCAAAGGCCTGTAAGCGGTGCAGTTGCCATTGCGAATGTGTTGGACAACCCGTAGTAGCCCATACCTTCTCCGCGGCGCTCAGATGGAATAATGTCAGCTATAACAGTGCCTAAGGAAGTTGTGGACATCCCCCAACCGATCCCATGAACAAAACGGGCAGCAAGAATAAGTGTAACGGCTGCCATATAGGAGTATCCGGCAATGGTTAGCGCACAGATCGCGAGTCCAACCAAAAGCACATGTTTTCTTCCAAACGAATCAAGCGCTCGCCCGGCAAAAGGTCGGGTAAGCAGGGAAGAAATCGTGAAAATGCCAATGACAAGACCGACTTGAACATCATTTCCGCCTAATTGTGACACATGTGTCGGTATCGTTGGTATGAGCATTTGAAAGCTAAAGAAAAGCAGTAAGTTGGATAGAGATGTAATTAGAAAAGCTTTGGTCCAAAGCGGTTTTCTCTTCTTTTCATCTACAAATAACGGTTCCATGTTACCTCCCATATTGTCCATAAGCCAACCTGTTTGACAGAGGAAAAACGGGTTGCACGTGTAGTAGTATGTCCATGCTAAGGAATTTGAACGCAAGTACAACAGCTGCCGCGAATAGCATGAGCCGTTTGCCCGAAGCCGAACGGCGAGGTCGTAAATAGCGCCAAACACCCTAGCAATTTCTCGCCATGTACGATAAACTATTTGTTGAAGGGTGTCGAAGTTGATCCCTTATTGACAAGTGAATTAGGAGGGGATTTGAATGGCTAGAAATAGCTACTCCATTGGTATCCTATTAATTGGCCTGGCCGCCATATTGCTTCTTGGAAAATTAGGTTTTTTCCATGTTCTTCTTTCGTTCTTCTGGCCGCTAGTTTTACTCATTCCTGGGCTGCTGTTCCACGTATTCTTTTTTAACCGATCGCTGCCCGCAGGCGTTCTTGTCCCTGGAGGTATATTATCGACTTACGCAATCATGTTCTTTTACTGCAATATATTTGGGTGGAGTTCGATGAGCTATCTGTGGCCGGGATTCATTCTTGGTGTAGCTATCGGATTGTATGAGATGCACCTGTTCGATCGTGGAAGTGATCGCGGTGTTTTGATAGGTGCTATGGTGCTGGGAATTATTTCAGCTGTATTTTTCGGGTTAACTCTACTAATTCATTTAGGGATCTATGTAATCGCTTTGATCCTTGTCGTGGCTGGACTTGTCATGATGTTCCGCAAGCGAAATGTGTGGTAATTTCAAGCATTTGCTTGTAAAAGTTTTATGTAGAACGGCATTTACCTTGCATAATGTCGAGAAACTGCGTATAATAAGTATAAATGTCAAGCGTCGGCGCTTTCGTCCGACGCTTGTTTTATGAACAGAGACGAAAATTATAGGGTAGAGAGGGTTTGACATTCATGCACGCAAGAGACAAGATTCGCAACATTGCAATTATCGCACACGTTGACCACGGTAAAACAACACTCGTAGATAAATTACTTCAACAATCAGGTACATTCCGCGAGAACGAGGCTGTTCAAGAGAGAGCGATGGACTCCAACGATCTCGAGAGAGAACGCGGTATTACCATTCTTGCAAAAAATACAGCAATTAATTATAAAGACTACCTGATCAACATTGTGGATACACCTGGACATGCCGATTTCGGTGGTGAAGTAGAGCGTATCATGAAAATGGTAGACGGCGTTTTGCTGGTTGTTGATGCTTTCGAAGGCACAATGCCGCAAACGAAATTCGTTCTACGTAAGGCACTGGAAAGCAACCTTTCTCCGGTTGTTGTTGTTAACAAAATTGACCGTCCGAATGCGCGTCCTCAAGAAGTTGTCGACGAAGTTCTTGATCTTTTCATCGAACTAGGTGCTACGGATGAGCAGCTTGATTTCCACGTTGTATATGCTTCCGCATTGCAAGGTACTTCAAGTCTTGATCCTGAGAAGCAAGATGCCAACATGGAAGCTATCTATGAAACAGTCGTCAATCACATTCCGGCTCCAACGGAAGATGTTGATCAACCGCTGCAATTCCTTGTAACATTGATGGATTACAATGAGTACTTGGGTCGTATCGGCGTAGGCCGTGTGAACCGTGGTAAAATTCGTCAAGGCCAAACTGTTGCTGTTATGACACGTGAAGGCGGTCAGAAGCAAGCTAGAATCGAGAAACTTTTCGGTTTCACAGGCTTGAAACGTATTGAGATCGAAGAAGCAGCTGCAGGGGACATCATTGCCATTGCAGGGATCAAAGATATCAATATTGGTGAAACGGTAGCAGATCCTGCGAATCCGGAAGCATTGCCAGTCTTGAAAATTGATGAGCCAACGCTGCAAATGACATTTATCGTAAATAATTCACCATTCGCAGGACGCGAAGGGAAATGGGTAACTTCCCGTAAAATTCGCGAGCGTCTTTACAAAGAACTTGAAACAGACGTAAGTTTGCGCGTAGAAGATACTGATAGCCCAGACGCTTTCATCGTATCTGGCCGCGGTGAGCTTCACTTAGGTATTTTGATTGAAAATATGCGCCGTGAAGGCTTTGAATTGCAAGTTTCCAAACCAGAAGTTATCATTCGTCAAATTGACGGTCAAAAAATGGAGCCGATTGAGCGTTTAATCATCGACGTTCCTGAGGATAGCATGGGTTCCGTTATGGAGAGCTTAGGTTCCCGTAAAGCGGAGATGGTCAACATGATCAACAACGGCAGCGGTAACGTTCGTCTTGAGTTCTTAATCCCTGCACGTGGTTTGATCGGTTACAGAACGAACTTCTTAACGTTAACACGCGGCTACGGGATCATGAACCATGCTTTTGACAGCTATGGTCCATACCAAGGAGCTGGTGTTGGCGGACGTCATGAAGGCGTACTTGTTTCCAGCGAATCAGGCGTATCTACATTATACGGAATCCTCTCCGTTGAAGATCGCGGTATCTTGTTCGTTCATCCGCAAACAGAAGTTTACGAAGGTATGGTCGTTGGTGAGCATACGCGCGACAATGATATTATCGTTAACATCTGTAAGGAAAAAGCGGTAAACAACATCCGTTCCGCGAACAAAGAGGAAACTGTCAAAATGAAAACTCCTCGTTTGTTCTCGTTGGAGCAAGCACTTGAGTATTTGAATGATGATGAATATTGTGAAATCACACCAAAATCCGTTCGTATTCGCAAAAAGATTTTGAACAAAAGCGAACGCGAGCGTGCGGAAAAACACCGCAAAACAGCTGAAGCTAACGTTTAATTCACAAAGTGTTCTAAATATGGGAAATGTGGGCTACAATGCCGCATTTCCCTTTTCCACAGTAGAAAGTGTTCGTTTCGGTAATGCCGAAACATGCTTTCTACTTGGCGATAAAACCTACCTCTAAACGCGGTCGCTCATCCTTGAATGACTCCGATAGAGGTTTTCTCATTTATTTGTAATTTTGAGGGATAATGGTAAATGACTTTACTTTCGAACGAAATGGAGTGTATGTTTTGACTGCCTTGAACGAGTGGTTTGGAAATCACCTGTACATCACTTATCTATTAATCTTTATATTTATGTCTTATGTGTATAACAAAGTTTTCCGGACACGTAAATTACCGGTTCTCAAGACTGCTATCATATATGTGCTGCTGGCCATCGGATCGGTTATGCTGCTTGTTTTTCAAATTGTAGGACTTCCTATCGTGCTTTGCCTGACTGTTGCTATATCGTTAATGTTTCTTGTCCGTATTCGGTATTTCATCGAGAAAAGAAGCGGTAATAAACCAACTTAAAGCAAAAGCTTAGGAGGGTCGAATGACTCGATACTGGTTAACTCCGATTGCAGGCTATTCTCCTCTGGTGTTGGGGGCTGATCGCTTAGACTGCTCTCCGCTCACCAAATTGGAAGCTTTCCGTGAATTGGCGAATGGAAGACACCCCAGATTGCTATCTATGTTTAAAGCTAGTCTTCTGTTAAGCGACGATGAAGAGATCTGTGGCTCAGAGCTCGTAGAACTTGATTTATCGCTTTCTGAGACCGTTGTGTTTGAAGGTGACCCTTTTCATTTGTCGCATTGCGCAGAAGCCTTTCTAGATCGTCTCCTCAAGCGAGAGGAAGCAAGGGACCTTGTGTTATCGTTGGATGACAGCGCTTTAGATGCACAGCAAATTATTTGGAAAAACGAATGGCTTCGTTGGCTGGAGTTAGGCTGCGATGTTATTTTACTTAGAGAGGACGGGCGTTAAAATGAAACTGCAAGACGCCTTTTTTAATTGGCTGCAAATGCATATTGTAAGTCAAGCAAGGCCGGATGACGAAGCGGCCAAAGAGACGCTTGATTTTTTTGCGCTTATTTTGCGTGAAGATCATGGGGTCAGTCAAGTGAGTGTGGACGAATCGGATCGGATGAAAATTCACATCGCCTATGAACAAGAAGGTATCAAGAGTAATCAAAGTTTTGATCGCGAATCGGCAGAAAAGCTGCTTGATGATATTAATTCGAATCCGATTTACAATAATCAATAGACGTTCATGTTGGACGACATAACTTTTTTAAACCGACGTACACTAAAGTATATCTGGCTGAAAAAGGAGTGTTCGCATGAATTGAAAATAGATACATAAGGGTGGAACGCTTGCCACCCGCTATGCTATACTGTAAGTGTAAGGAGCGTTTTCAACCACCTAGTAGGAGGCGCAAACGATATGGCTGAACACAACACAGTTTTACCGAAGCAATGGATAGATCGCGCCCAAATGATGACCGAGCCTGAATATGAGAAAACTTGTGTGAGCCGAGTAACTGTGAATCCAGCCGGCCGAGTTTTTGATGCGATAAAAAAAGCCTAGATCTGCGTATGCAGTCAGGCTTTTTGTTATCTTCGGTAGATTACGGGTTCGGCATCTCCGCCGTATTCGTACCATTAGGTCCTGCATTGTTTGGCGTATTGCGAATATCACGCGGCAGCTGAGGCATAACACGGCCTATGATGTCTGCCATTTGCTCTGCGAATCCAGTAATTGGTCTTCCTGCTTGAACGTTATCCCGAATGTTGCGCAAACGTTGATCTAAGTCCAAATCTGCGGTAACTATGGCATTAACTCCGTATGGATCTTTCTTAAGCGCTTCAGCTACCGAATACTTGACGGTGCCGACTTTCGCTCGATCCAACTCTTTATTAATGTTGATGCCGACAACGGCGGTATTGCCGAAGACGACACAGTGCGCGCTTTCAACCTGAGGGATGCTGGTGGCTAGGTTTTCCAAACGTTCTGCAACAGCCTTCGAATCTTTTATCTCGAGCTTTTGTGGGGCGATTTGTTGAACTTTTACTTGGTTTTGATTCGGATCTTGAGAGGGGGCACCACTTTTCGGCGCTTGACTACAGCCAACCGCGAGGGTCAGAATTACTATAAATACGCACAATAGTCTCACTTGAATCGTTCCTTTCTTTCCTGAATCTCGCGTTTAGTTTGTCCAGCACAGCTAGGTTGTATGTAATCTAATATAACCAATGATCTAACGCCAAATCTGGGAGGGGACACACCAATGAAAAAAATTTACGTGTTGGATACCAATGTACTGCTTCAGGACCCTAATGCTTTATTCGCGTTCGAAGATAATGAAGTAGTCATACCCGCCGTGGTGTTGGAGGAAATCGATTCTAAGAAACGAAATGCGGACGAGATAGGCCGTAATGCGAGACATGTTTCGAGATTGTTGGATGGACTAAGAACCAAAGGCAACTTGTCCGATGGCATCACACTTGATCATGGCGGCAGCATTAAAGTGGAACTCAACCATCGCAGCTTTGCGAAGCTGCAGGATACATTTGCTGAATTAACGAATGATAACCGAATACTTGCGGTCGCGCTCAACTATCATTTGGAAGAGCAGGATAATGAATATCCAAGACCAGTCGTTATCGTGAGTAAAGATACATTAGTTCGTATTAAAGCAGATGTTCTCGGTATACCTGCACAGGATTATTTAACCGATCGCATTGTTGCTCAAACGGATATGTACACAGGATATATTACGTTATACGTACATCCTTCTATCATTGATGAATTTTATTCTTATCGATTCTTGACTGTGACATCGCTTAATTTGGGATATATGCTGCACCCTCACGAATTTGTCATTTTGCGGGATGAGCTAGGTTCTTCTAAATCAGCTTTATTGAAAGTGACGCCCGATGCCAAAAAGCTGGAGCCGCTCTTCATGAGTAACGATCCCATTTGGGGGATTGCCGCGCGTAACGCGCAGCAACGAATGGCTCTTGAGCTCCTGCTCAATGACGAAATCCCGCTCGTCACCCTGACTGGGAAAGCGGGAACAGGTAAGACGCTGCTCACGTTAGCTGCTGGCCTTATGAAAATTGAGGATGATCGTAAATATAAGAAATTGCTAATTGCTCGACCTGTTGTTCCTATGGGCAAGGATATTGGTTATCTGCCTGGTGAAAAAGATGAAAAGCTGCGTCCATGGATGCAGCCGATCTATGATAATTTGGAATATTTATTTGATACCAAAAAACCGGGAGACATTGAAAAAATACTAGCAGGTCTAGGTAGTATTCAAGTTGAAGCTCTGACGTACATTCGCGGACGCTCAATTCCTGGGCAATTCATCATTATTGATGAGGCGCAGAACTTATCCAAGCATGAAGTAAAGACGATTGTATCCCGTGTGGGAGAGGGCAGTAAAATTGTTCTTCTAGGTGATCCCGACCAAATCGACCATCCATATCTCGATGCCTCGAGTAATGGATTAACTTATGTGGTTGAACGTTTCAAGCAAGAAGGGATTAGCGGGCATATCACTCTGGAACGTGGTGAACGCTCGCATCTGGCGCAATTAGCAGCCGATCTGCTTTAAAAATTCGAAGAAGCCCACACCCCCGAGATAGGGATGTGGGCTTCTTTGTGTGTTCTAGGGCAGCAATTCGATTCGGCATCGATAAGCTTTGGCAATACCATGCATAAGTTCTTCAAGCTGCCGATCCACGATGTAGACAGTGTGATCCTGCGCCTGGTATTGAGCGAGGAGGTGCTCTTCGATCTGTAAGGCAGCTTGGTCGATTTCAGCTTGCGGGCTATCTGCCGTAAAGCGGAAGTGTACGACAAGCTTATCGTATAAATAATTATGCTCTGCGCGGCTTGTGAAGCCGTAATCGCTGAATAGATCTGTCAATTCAGCATCATCAGGCAGCAGCCGCAGCTGCATCAGATTCGTTTCAATATTGAAATGAGCCATAACATCAAGTGCGGCAAGCTGTTGTTCTTCATTGCTAACAATAAGCATTTCTTTGTCGCGATCAAATAATTCAACTTTACCTGCGAGAGCTTTAACGATTTGTGCGTAAAATCCAGGTATTTTTCCTTCTGGCAGATCCATCATCAGACCAATTTTCAGTTCCATTCATAGCCCTCACTTTACTTCGTTATCCTCTGCTACTTTACAGGGATAATTTAAGTTTTACAACTGCGATGCCATTCTTCGTCTCTACACTTACGACATCGAGATAATTAACTATTTTTTTGGGGATGAAACCAAGCTGGAATTCTTTCATAAAGTCTTCAATTGTGGTGTCAGGCAGTTGGAAGCCGTTGAATTCAAGTTTATCCACAACAAAGCGGACTTCATTCATGTCGGGAAGTTCCTTCAAGATAAACATTCCTTGCAATGCAATTTGTACATGATCTTTTTTACCTTTTGCAATGATCGACCCATCAGCAAATTCAAAATTCAAATTTTGCAAAAGTTCATTTTTTGAATGGAGATAAGCATTGAAATCCTTATCGCTAATCGTTATAACCGGATTTTTGATAGAAGATAAGTCCATAAATTTACTTTCTTTTGTTACATACTGTGGCAGCTCTCGGAAAGCCGATGATAAACTATTCAAGTACTCACGGAATAAAGGAATGCCTTCTTGTCTCCATTGGTCATTTAAGCTTTTAATTTGGGCTTCTATGACTTGTGCTTGTGTACTGACAGCTAGTTGTTTGTCTAGCTCTTCTTGAAGCTTTACGAGTCTCTCACGCTGTGTGAGGAATTTCTCTTTTGTTTTCTGCAGCTCGACGCGAGAAGAATCAAGTTCGGTTCGCAGGCTTGTCAATTTCTTAAATGATTCGGTGAAAGCTGATAAGGCGCGATGATCATTCGTAATAATCATTTGCAGATACTCGAACATTCGCAATGCATCCGTAAAGGAACTAACGGTAAACAGCAGCATCCAGATCGAATCTCGATCCCCTGTATAATAAGCTCTCAGCACTTTTCCGGCATGTTTTCGGGTGTTATCAACGTTGCTGTTCTGCTTAATGATATCTTGTTCATTTTGTTTGATTTGGGCAACGATGTTGGCATCTTGTTCATTTAATCGGCCTACTTCTTTGTCAATTTCGAAAATGGTCAGCCCTTTTTGGACGAGATCTTTGGATTCGTCTTGTGTTGGGGTCTTTTCTTCTGCTGAGATTGGTTGAAGTGGCAGTGTTATTTGAGTTAGCAATAGTATGGACAACATCATAGCTACGAATTTATATGTCATTGAACGAATTCTCCCCCTAAGAACAGATTATCATATTTCTATTAAATGAAGCACAAAAAAATACTTACCTCTGGGGAAGAGGTAAGTATTTGGCCTTACATCTATTTTTTTGACGGTGTAATTAATTTAAGGATTTCATCAAAGCTTTTAACGTTTTTCGGTATTTCTTTCGTTAATGGAGAAGCTTGATTGATAGCGTCGTAGGTTTGGTGAATGAGGATATGGTTATCCTGCACTTTGCCGTCCAATGTGATGGTGAAACTTACATCAATCGTTTGGTCGCGGATAAAACCAGTGTCATCAATGGCGACAACCATTTTACCCGGAGCTTTGAGCTGAATGAGATTTGCTTGATTTTTTTTGAATTGTTCGGCTTTATCAGCAGTAAGGAATCCATTGTTTTGTAACTGCCCAATAAACTCTGGAAGCTTTGTTTGCAGCAGCGTATTCAATTCTTTTTCATTTTTACTAGTAAGTTCAACGCTGATGGATTTGGCAGAAGATCCGTCTTTCAACTTAACCGGTTCTTTGGCTTCTTTATACCATTTTGGGTCAATCCCGCTAAATATTAGATTACCAAGTGTCGTTGACAATTGAGAAGTATTTTTCAAAGTATCTACCGTTAAGGGGCTTGAACTGTTCTGACTCATTTTTTGTAGATCGATTGCATAGTACTCGTCAGCTGTTTTATTTAATGCTGGCATATTAAAATACAATTTGCTATCTTTAATGAGAATTGGAATCTCAAAAGGGGATGTTGAGCCCTTAGGTGTAATTTTCAAGTCCGTCTGAAACTGGAGTGGATCCACATTGCTAATGCCCTTCCAATCGATTGTGCTTTCTCTGACCAAAGATAACAGCCCGTTCGACAAAGGGTTTGACGATTTCATCAATCCATCGCTTATAGCTAATGTTGTGCTCCCGTCGAAGATGTAAGATTTCATTTCCTTTTGTTTGTTTAGTGATTGTTCGAGTGCTTCTTTGACCTTCGTGTTGTCTGTACAAGCTGTCAACGATATAAGGCTGAACGCCGTTACCGCTGTTAAGGTAATCCACTTCTTTGACATGCTTTGCTGTCTCTCCTTCCATAAATCCTTCTTCATTATAATGGTTTCTCTATGTTTTGTCTTTAAGTAAAGAATTGGAGGGTTCTTCATTGAATCATCAGCTCGGACACCCAGGTGTTGTGACTGCCTTGAAAGAGGCAATTCAGTCAGCAGAATTTCAAGCCATCACGTTCAGAGACTATATGGAAATTTGTCTATATAGTGAGCCCTATGGATATTATCGAAATGAGAGAACAAAAATCGGTAAAAAAGGTGATTTCTACACAAGTTCCTCTATTGGTTCAGTAATGGGGGAAATGGTGGCCTCTTTTATTTGTACGCAGCTGCATAATGAAACTACGGATACAGAACCCGTTCATATCGTTGAATGGGGAGGGGGCAACGGGCGAATGGCCCTTCATATCATGGGTGAAATAAAGCGAACTGAACCCGCCATATATGCTCGGTTAACCTACACAATCATTGAATCTAGCGGTTATCATCGTGAGCAGCAGCGAATACTGCTTGAAGAACACGCCCAAGTTATTCAATTTGCAAGTGAAACAGAATGGTTGGCTCAGGCGCCGCAAGATCAGCTTTATGTTCTTGCGAATGAGCTGTTGGATGCTTTCCCAGTCCACCGAATTCGTTATAAAGATGTGCTTTTTCAAGAGTCCTATGTGAAATGGCAAGAGGAAGAACAAATTTTTCAAGAAATTTGGCTTCCTATCAGTTCCCAACATATATTAGACTTCCTAGAACGTTCCAAAGTTCAATGGCTGGATGGTCAAATAGGGGAGATCAATCTTGATGCTGAGAGTTGGGTCTCACGTGTAGCTGGACGGATCCGAAGCGGGAGCTGCATCATCATTGATTATGGCGATATAGAAGAAGAACTATTCGCTCCTCACCGTTATAGTGGAACATTCATGTGCTATCGCAATCACCAAGCTCAGGATGCCCCGTTCTTCCACCAGGGTGAACAGGATATGACATCGCATGTTAATTTTAGTTCATGCCAATTAGCTGCAAGTCAGAATGGCTTCACACACTGCAAGCTCCAGACGCAACGGGAGTTTCTGGTTGAGCAAGGGATTTTACAAAGGCTTCAAAACCACTATGATCCGAACCCATTCAGTGAAGTGTCTAAGCGGAACCGCTCAATTCGGCAATTGCTGCTAAGTGATCAAATGAGTGAGCTATTTAAAGTATTTATCGCAAGCAAGCATACTCTTCTCAATGAAAAAAAGGTGAGCCGCTGAGTAACAGTCGGTTCACCTTTTTGCTTGTTGTTATTGTTGTGGGGTTTAGACAGACATTTTGAAAAATGACCAATACGTAAATCCGCTGAAGGAAATAATCATATATCCCCAGAACAACAATATGTAAGTTCGTTCTGACAAGCGCATATAGCCTAGAATGACGAATACGGCAGTTTGAAAAAAGAAAATCAGAGACATAGGTATCATATCGCCAGCTAAGCTCATCAGTGCGATAACAAGTGTCCAAAAACCTAGAACCCGAAACATGCGATCCATTCTCGTAACATCCCCCTCTCATACCACGTTGCACTTTAACTACAACACATTATACCGTTTGAAATGAACGGTGTAAACCGTCAAACGGTGACGAAATTGAAAACATTTCATCAGATAGGTGTAGTATGTCTTTTTATCAAGATCCCATGTATGAGTGATAAAAAATTTGGCAATACCATTTAGTATCAAATAGATTCTATGAACTCTAGTACGGGCATAGAAATAATAATAATGGCACGAATCA
It contains:
- a CDS encoding class I SAM-dependent methyltransferase produces the protein MNHQLGHPGVVTALKEAIQSAEFQAITFRDYMEICLYSEPYGYYRNERTKIGKKGDFYTSSSIGSVMGEMVASFICTQLHNETTDTEPVHIVEWGGGNGRMALHIMGEIKRTEPAIYARLTYTIIESSGYHREQQRILLEEHAQVIQFASETEWLAQAPQDQLYVLANELLDAFPVHRIRYKDVLFQESYVKWQEEEQIFQEIWLPISSQHILDFLERSKVQWLDGQIGEINLDAESWVSRVAGRIRSGSCIIIDYGDIEEELFAPHRYSGTFMCYRNHQAQDAPFFHQGEQDMTSHVNFSSCQLAASQNGFTHCKLQTQREFLVEQGILQRLQNHYDPNPFSEVSKRNRSIRQLLLSDQMSELFKVFIASKHTLLNEKKVSR
- a CDS encoding DUF2626 domain-containing protein is translated as MDRMFRVLGFWTLVIALMSLAGDMIPMSLIFFFQTAVFVILGYMRLSERTYILLFWGYMIISFSGFTYWSFFKMSV